The Salegentibacter sp. Hel_I_6 region TTGTCTTACTAAATCTTTCATTGTTTATAAATTTAAGGCTAAAAAGGGATGCATCACAGGTTTAACTTTTTCCTTTCTAATTAATCCCGAAGGTTATCGAGATAGGATAATTGTGTACTACCACTTATAGCGTTCGGCATGTTCCCGAATATTGGTCATTTTTTATAAAATTAACCAAATGGCAAGTAGAAACCTAATCGCGTTGTGAATTTAGAAGTAGTCTAAAGTGAAATAATTAAACGGAAGTTGCAAGTAGTGAATTAAGCTCAAGCATAGCGAAAGTGCCGGTAATAAATTCTTTTAGGTCAATGCTTTCTAAGGTATTAAACACGAAGAGATGTTGACGGTTACAAAGCATAAGTATTTCCATCCCGTGAGCGTTTTGTCCATTAAAATGAGCCTCCAGGTCAATTTCTTTAACCTGTTGTCTAAACGCTAATAATTGACAAAAACCAAGCTGAATAGTTTTATGAGGAAATTCAATGAAAAAGCATCGCTGCTTATCGCACTGATAAGAAATAAAAAATTGAGATTGGTGTAGTACTTTCATCCTGGCGCCAAAATTAATTCTTATTTAGAATAAATCCAAAGAATTAAATCTTGATTTGCCTTTTTATTTGCTGATTTAAGGAAATAAAAGTTTCTGTTCGAGAAACCCCTTCTATTGCCTGAATATTTTTATTCAGCACATTCATTAAGTGCTCATTATCCCTGCATAGTATTTTAAGGAAAATAGACCAGTTTCCGGTGGTATAGTGACATTCAATAACCTCGGGAATCCCACTAAGTTGCTTTACTGCTTGCGGGTTACTAACTGCTTTATCTAAGTAAACCCCCACAAAAGCCATAGTTTTATAGCCAAGTAAGCGGGGATTTATCATAAGTTTAGAACCTTCAATTAAACCCGCCTTTTCCAATTTTCGTAAACGTTGGTGAACTGCCGCGCCGGTAATTCCAATATTTCTGGCAATTTCAAGAATAGATTTTTTAGCATCTTCCATTAAGAAATTCAAAATGGTTTTGTCTATACCATCTATAACAACAGTTTCATTTACAAGTTTCATGGGGGTGGTTAGTTTAATTAAAAAGCTAAAATAGCAAATTTGAATTCAAAAATTTAGTTTCCTACTTCTCCAAAAGGGTTATAGCCTAAATATTCGGTTTCCTTTTCTTTAAAAATAATATCGTGCTCTTCCAGTTCTTTTAAAATTGGTTCATAAACTTCTTTTATTATAGGAAGCTGAACCCCGGGCGTAGTTATTTCGCCTTTTAAAATTTTTAGGGTAGCTATTGCTACGGGTAGACCTACCGTTTTGGCCATTGCGGTTTCTTTTTGATCTTTTCCAATATGTACCATAGTGGCATCTATTTGCTTTTTTATACCATTTAATTCGTAACCGAATTTATGGTACATCACAATCATATCTTTGTCATCTGGCGCCAGGCTCCATTTATCCATTAATATCTTCTGTAGCGCTTGCGCAGGAGTGGCCTCTTTAATACCAATTTTTTTGTCTTTATTGAATAAATCCAGCTCCAAAAGTTTCTCCCACATTAAATCGTCCTGATCTATTTTTAAGTTATGTCTCAGTTTAAGTTCTACCGTATCGGTGGGCGAGTATGGGAGAAAGGAATTTACAAAATCCCGATAGCTCATATTTTCTGAATCTTTCATGGTAAAACTATCATCGGTCATTCCTAATTGAACAAACATATTCCAGGCACGGCTAAAACCAACTCTTCTAATGGTGCCACGGTAAAGCGTAAGTACATCTTCCAGCCCATAAATACTCATATAATCTAAAGAGTTTCTATTAGCATAACCTTCAAATTTCCCGTAGCCTTCCACGTGTAAAAACTCGGTTCTCCTAAATAAGCGATGATATGGGATGTATTTATACTTTCCTTCCTGTATAAATTCTGCCACACCACCTTGCCCGGCAACTACCACATTCCTTGGGTTCCAGGTGAATTTATAATTCCATGGGTTGGTGTCGCTTTCTGGAGCTACTAACCCGCCGGTAAAAGATTCAAATAAAAGAATTTTTCCGCCCTTATCTCGAATTCGGTCTATAACCTGCATGGCACTCATATGGTCTATACCGGGATCTACCCCAATTTCATTCATAAAAATGAGTCCGTTTTGTTTTACCTCCTCATCCAAAGCTTTCATTTCTTTGCTTACGTAAGAAGCGGTTACCATATTTTTCTTGAATTTCACGCAGGCTTTAGCAACTTCTATATGAAATCTTGCCGGAAGCATAGAAATTATGATATCGGCACTTTTCACAGCGTCTTCTCTACTTTCAGTATTAAAAACATCTAAACTAAAAGCTTCACAACGAGCTTTGTTTCCGCAGGCTTTTTTGGCGTGTTCCAGATCCAGGTCTCCAATTTTAAGATAGATATCTTCGGTCTCGGCTTTAGACAAAAGATGATCGATTAAGACAGAAGTAGATTTTCCAGCTCCAATTATTAAAATTTCTTTCATAAAATAAATTAGTTTTGTGTAGTGGTTAACGAATGTATTAAATCTTTAACTCATAAAAAATATCCCAAATGAATAGGAAGTTTTTAATAACCGGTGCGATTTTCGGAATTTTAGCGGTAATAATTGGTGCTTTTGGTGTGCATGGTTTAAAACCATTATTAGAAGAAGGCGCTAGAGAATCTTTTGAAACCGGGGTAAAATACCAGATGTATCACGCTTTATTATTTCTCCTGGTGGGAAGTCTTAATTTTACCAAATTTCGCTTTCAAAAACTGATTTTTTTCTTGCTTTTGGTTGGAGTAATTTGCTTCTCAGGATCAATTTATCTACTTGCTACCAATAATTTAACAACTATAGATTTTAGTAGAATTGCATTAGTTACCCCATTGGGAGGCGCGTTATTAATAGCCGCATGGATATTTTTACTTATAGAATTTACTAAAATAAAGCAGAAATAATTTAAGAAAGTTTAGCGGTTTATCTCTATAAGATTTATAATTTTGTACCCATAAACAAACCACACACTTTAAATTTATGGACGTACATACCCAAACTACGAAAACGATTTCGTTGGAAAACTACGGAATAAAAAACGCAAGGGTACATTACCAGTTATCTCCTGAAGAACTTCATTATGATACGCTAGAACATGGCCTGGGAACCGAATCCGACTCTGGTGCTTTAGCTATTAATACCGGTCAATTTACCGGGAGATCCCCAAAAGATCGTTTTATAGTAAAAGATGAGGTTACCAGCGATAAAGTTTGGTGGGGAGACATTAATATTCCTTTTGATGCTTCCAAATTTGATAAACTTTATAACAAGGTTGCAACTTATCTTTCTGGTAAAGAAATTTATGCTCGTGATGCTTATGCTTGCGCTGAAGAAAAATATAGACTAAATATAAGGGTAGTCAACGAATATCCCTGGTCTAACATGTTTTCTTATAATATGTTTCTAAGGCCAGAAGAAGAGGAATTGAAAAATTTCAAGGAAGACTGGTTAATTTTAAACGCGCCGGGATTCAAAGCCAATCCTGAAGAAGACGGAACAAGACAGGAAAATTTTGCAATTTTAAATTTCAGCAGGAAAATTGCTTTAATTGGAGGAACCGGCTATACCGGTGAGATCAAAAAAGGAATTTTTTCAGCTTTAAATTTCATACTTCCTGTAGATAAAAATACGCTTCCTATGCATTGCTCTGCCAATGTTGGGGAAGATGGCGATACCGCTATCTTTTTCGGGCTTTCGGGAACTGGAAAAACTACACTTTCTGCAGATCCTGCCCGAAAATTAATTGGAGACGATGAACATGGTTGGACCAAAGAAAACACGATTTTTAATTTTGAAGGCGGCTGTTACGCCAAAGTGATTAATCTTACCGAAGAAAATGAACCCGATATTTACAGGGCTATTAAACCGGGCGCCATTTTAGAGAATGTTATTCTGGATGATGAGGGCAATGTAGATTTTACTGATACTAGCATTACTCAAAATACAAGGGTGAGTTACCCTATTCATCATATAGATAACATTCAGGTGCCTTCGGTAGGTGAAAACCCTAAAAATATATTTTTCCTAACCGCTGATGCATTTGGAGTTTTACCTCCTATTAGTAAACTAACACCGGGCCAGGCGGCTTACCATTTTATAAGTGGGTACACGGCAAAAGTAGCAGGTACAGAAGCCGGGATTAATGAGCCGGTACCAAGTTTTTCAGCTTGTTTTGGCGCTCCATTTATGCCTTTGCTCCCAACTAAATATGCCGAAATGCTAAGTGAGAAAATGAAAGAGGCGGGTGTAAATGTTTGGTTGATCAATACGGGCTGGACTGGTGGACCTTATGGAACTGGAAACCGAATGAAATTAAAATATACCCGAGCTATGATTAGCGCTGCACTTAATGGGGAATTAAAAGATGCTGAATTTAGTACTCATAATATGTTTGGGTTACAAATGCCTCTAAATTGTCCAAATGTCCCTGAAGAAGTGTTGAATCCAAGGTCTACCTGGAAAGATACCGCAGCCTACGATAAAAAGGCCGGGGAACTGGCAAATTCATTTAAAAAGAATTTTGAAAAGTTTGAAGCTTATGCCAATGATGAAATTATGGCCGGTGGCCCAACTTTATCATAGCATTATTTTTAATTAGTTAATTGAATCAGAAAAATCCGGTGTGTAATGCACCGGATTTTTTATTTGAAAATTTATTAGAAGAAAGTAATTTATTTCTTATTCGCTTCGCTTATATATTTGTGCAGTGCCATCGTCATAGATGGAGTGTCTGGTGTTGGTGCTTTTATATTCACGGTTAGCCCATGTTCTTTAGCTGCCTTAATAGTCGTGTTTCCAAAAACGGCTATTTTAGTTTCTTTCTGTTCAAAATCCGGGAAATTTTCAAATAAAGATTTAATTCCGCTCGGGCTAAAGAATACAAGAATATCATAAGTAACGTCACGCAAATGAGAAAGATCGCTTACCACAGTTTTGTAAAATGTGGCTTGTTTCCATTCAACTCCTAATTTATTGAGGGTTTTAGGAACATCTGGCTTCAGCATATCTGAAGATGGAAGTAAAAACTTCTCGTTCTTGTATTTTTTAATAAGTGGAGAAAGATCAGCAAAAGTTCTTTTCCCTACATAGATCTTTCGTTTACGGTAAACTACATATTTTTGTAAATAGTAAGCTACTGCTTCGCTTAAGCAAAAATATTTTAAGGTATCTGGTACCTTAAAACGCAATTCTTCAGCAATTCTAAAGAAATGATCTACAGCATTACGGCTGGTGAGGATTATTGCAGAATATTTGGTAAGATCTACTTTTTGCTGGCGTACTTCTTTAGAAGAAACACCTTCTACGTGAATAAAAGGGATGAAATCAATTTTTACTTTTTGTTTTTCCTCAAGCTCAAAATAAGGAGAGTTCTCTACTTTAGGCTCGGGCTGGGAAACCAAAATTGTTTTCACTTTCATATATCAATACTTTTATTTGATCCTTTTTTTAAATTGTAATTAGCTTGTACAAAATAATATAAGGGGCAATTTCGAGAGCGCAAAGGTACAAAATAAAATAAAACCAATTACCTGTAATAAGACTTTGATTTTTTCGATAAATCAATAAAAGGCTAAATATATTGGTTAGGACTAAAATACCCAATAGACTATATAGGGTAAAGGCAGTTGGAGTAAAAGTGTAGATGAATATTAGACTGGGGATTAGCAGGATAAGTCCTATAAAATTTCGGTAGCTTAATTTTTGATAGAGGTAGGAATCTATTTGTGAATCTAAATCAAAAACGTTCCCAACTATTTTTTCCAGGCCAAATTTCACCAATACAAAACTACCGTAAGCCGTAGCAATTCTTATAAACAAAAACACGGGCTCTATTGTAGTATCTTTCCAAAAGAAATTAAAAAACAGGTAAAAAAGTAAGGAAAAAGATATAAGATGAACAAAGAAAAGTAAAATGTTAAAAGGATGAAAAGCCTTGTTCTTCTTTCCTCTAAACATCATAAATTTGTTGGAAGTGAGCAGGGATAGAAAATCTTCAAAACGCTGTGGATAAGCAGTTTTCACAATGGCTAACAATAGAAAGGCACCCATTAGCGTTAGGGTAATCCAGTCCAGTGAATCAACATGTCTTTCTATAGCTTCCAGGATTAAAATTTTTATGCAAATGTATAATTATTTTGAGGTTAAAACTTGAAGATTAAGCCTGGAAACGAAGATTTAAAATGCATACATTTGTGCAAAAATTAGTAAAATGGTAAAGGGGATAGTCATTGTACCTACCTTTAATGAAATTGAAAACGTTGAGCGATTAGTTAGAAACGTGTTTTCCCAACATAAAGAATTTCATATTTTGGTGGTAGATGATAATTCTCCCGATGGCACTGCAACCCGTGTTAGAACCCTGCAGGCTGAGTTTCACGACAGGCTTTTTCTTGAAGAAAGAGAAGGCAAATTGGGTTTGGGAACTGCTTATATTCACGGTTTTAAATGGGCATTGCAAAGGGATTACGAGTATGTTTTTGAGATGGATGCCGATTTTTCTCATAATCCCAACGATCTTATAAGACTGTATAATACCTGCAAAAGGAATAATGCCGATCTAGCCATAGGTTCCCGTTATGTGACCGGGGTGAATGTAATTAATTGGCCAATGAGCAGGGTTTTATTATCCTGGCTGGCATCTAAATACGTAAGATTTATAACCGGAATGGATATTCACGATACCACGGCCGGTTTTGTTTGTTATAAACGGAAGGTTTTAGAGACTATAGACCTGGATAATATTCGGTTTGTGGGTTATGCCTTCCAGATAGAAATGAAATTTAAGGCATATTTGCTGAAGTATAAATTAGAAGAAGTTCCTGTAATTTTCACAGATAGAACACGAGGAACTTCAAAAATGAGTGGCTCTATAATTTCTGAAGCCATTTTTGGGGTAATAATAATGAAGATTAAAAGTCTTTTTAAGCAGATTAAATTGAAATGAAGAAAGTCTTAATCAAGAACGCGAAGATTGTAAATGAGGGTAAGATAAAAGAAGCCGATGTTTTTATTGAAGGTGGAATTATCGTAGAAATTTCAGAAAGTATTAGTGCTAAATCCCCAGATGTACAAATCTTTGATGCCGAGGGTACACACTTAATACCCGGCGTAATAGACGATCAGGTACATTTTAGGGAGCCTGGGCTTACTCATAAAGAAAATATTGAAATGGGTTCTCGCGCGGCAGTAGCCGGTGGGATTACTTCTTTTATAGAGATGCCCAACACTATTCCCCAAACTACTACCATAGAAGAACTGGAAAATAAATTTGAGCTGGCTGCAGCGAAATCTTACGCTAATTATTCTTTTATGTTTGGAGGTACTAACGATAATCTTGAAGAGATTCTTAAGGTAGACCCAAAAACTACAGCTGCTTTAAAACTATTTTTAGGTTCTTCTACGGGAAATATGTTGGTGGACGATGAAAAAGTTTTAGAACAAATTTTTTCAAAATCACCACTACTTATTGCGGTACATTGTGAAGATGAAGATACAATTCAGAAAAACTTACAGGAGTGTATAGAG contains the following coding sequences:
- a CDS encoding Lrp/AsnC ligand binding domain-containing protein produces the protein MKLVNETVVIDGIDKTILNFLMEDAKKSILEIARNIGITGAAVHQRLRKLEKAGLIEGSKLMINPRLLGYKTMAFVGVYLDKAVSNPQAVKQLSGIPEVIECHYTTGNWSIFLKILCRDNEHLMNVLNKNIQAIEGVSRTETFISLNQQIKRQIKI
- a CDS encoding saccharopine dehydrogenase family protein; the protein is MKEILIIGAGKSTSVLIDHLLSKAETEDIYLKIGDLDLEHAKKACGNKARCEAFSLDVFNTESREDAVKSADIIISMLPARFHIEVAKACVKFKKNMVTASYVSKEMKALDEEVKQNGLIFMNEIGVDPGIDHMSAMQVIDRIRDKGGKILLFESFTGGLVAPESDTNPWNYKFTWNPRNVVVAGQGGVAEFIQEGKYKYIPYHRLFRRTEFLHVEGYGKFEGYANRNSLDYMSIYGLEDVLTLYRGTIRRVGFSRAWNMFVQLGMTDDSFTMKDSENMSYRDFVNSFLPYSPTDTVELKLRHNLKIDQDDLMWEKLLELDLFNKDKKIGIKEATPAQALQKILMDKWSLAPDDKDMIVMYHKFGYELNGIKKQIDATMVHIGKDQKETAMAKTVGLPVAIATLKILKGEITTPGVQLPIIKEVYEPILKELEEHDIIFKEKETEYLGYNPFGEVGN
- a CDS encoding DUF423 domain-containing protein, with protein sequence MNRKFLITGAIFGILAVIIGAFGVHGLKPLLEEGARESFETGVKYQMYHALLFLLVGSLNFTKFRFQKLIFFLLLVGVICFSGSIYLLATNNLTTIDFSRIALVTPLGGALLIAAWIFLLIEFTKIKQK
- the pckA gene encoding phosphoenolpyruvate carboxykinase (ATP), which translates into the protein MDVHTQTTKTISLENYGIKNARVHYQLSPEELHYDTLEHGLGTESDSGALAINTGQFTGRSPKDRFIVKDEVTSDKVWWGDINIPFDASKFDKLYNKVATYLSGKEIYARDAYACAEEKYRLNIRVVNEYPWSNMFSYNMFLRPEEEELKNFKEDWLILNAPGFKANPEEDGTRQENFAILNFSRKIALIGGTGYTGEIKKGIFSALNFILPVDKNTLPMHCSANVGEDGDTAIFFGLSGTGKTTLSADPARKLIGDDEHGWTKENTIFNFEGGCYAKVINLTEENEPDIYRAIKPGAILENVILDDEGNVDFTDTSITQNTRVSYPIHHIDNIQVPSVGENPKNIFFLTADAFGVLPPISKLTPGQAAYHFISGYTAKVAGTEAGINEPVPSFSACFGAPFMPLLPTKYAEMLSEKMKEAGVNVWLINTGWTGGPYGTGNRMKLKYTRAMISAALNGELKDAEFSTHNMFGLQMPLNCPNVPEEVLNPRSTWKDTAAYDKKAGELANSFKKNFEKFEAYANDEIMAGGPTLS
- a CDS encoding uroporphyrinogen-III synthase, whose amino-acid sequence is MKVKTILVSQPEPKVENSPYFELEEKQKVKIDFIPFIHVEGVSSKEVRQQKVDLTKYSAIILTSRNAVDHFFRIAEELRFKVPDTLKYFCLSEAVAYYLQKYVVYRKRKIYVGKRTFADLSPLIKKYKNEKFLLPSSDMLKPDVPKTLNKLGVEWKQATFYKTVVSDLSHLRDVTYDILVFFSPSGIKSLFENFPDFEQKETKIAVFGNTTIKAAKEHGLTVNIKAPTPDTPSMTMALHKYISEANKK
- a CDS encoding DUF4271 domain-containing protein, which gives rise to MCIKILILEAIERHVDSLDWITLTLMGAFLLLAIVKTAYPQRFEDFLSLLTSNKFMMFRGKKNKAFHPFNILLFFVHLISFSLLFYLFFNFFWKDTTIEPVFLFIRIATAYGSFVLVKFGLEKIVGNVFDLDSQIDSYLYQKLSYRNFIGLILLIPSLIFIYTFTPTAFTLYSLLGILVLTNIFSLLLIYRKNQSLITGNWFYFILYLCALEIAPYIILYKLITI
- a CDS encoding polyprenol monophosphomannose synthase; translated protein: MVKGIVIVPTFNEIENVERLVRNVFSQHKEFHILVVDDNSPDGTATRVRTLQAEFHDRLFLEEREGKLGLGTAYIHGFKWALQRDYEYVFEMDADFSHNPNDLIRLYNTCKRNNADLAIGSRYVTGVNVINWPMSRVLLSWLASKYVRFITGMDIHDTTAGFVCYKRKVLETIDLDNIRFVGYAFQIEMKFKAYLLKYKLEEVPVIFTDRTRGTSKMSGSIISEAIFGVIIMKIKSLFKQIKLK